A genomic segment from Glycine soja cultivar W05 chromosome 18, ASM419377v2, whole genome shotgun sequence encodes:
- the LOC114396116 gene encoding protein ALP1-like: MLASFLQIVGQNTRYCVIRNTFGRSQFATSENFHKILKALNSLAPDLMVRPGSTVPAKIRESTRFYPYFKDCIGAIDGTHIPASVKGRDVSSYRDRHGNISQNVLAACNFDLEFMYVLSGWEGSAHDSKVLSDALARKNGLKVPQGKYYLVDCGFPNRRKFLAPYRGVRYHLQDFAGHGNDPENEKELFNLRHASLRNVIERIFGIFKSRFTIFKSAPPFLFKTQAELVLACASLHNFLRKECRSDEFPVEPTDESSSSSSVLPNYEDNDHEPIVQTQEQEREDANIWRTNIGSDMWRNANN, translated from the exons ATGCTTGCATCATTCCTACAGATTGTCGGCCAGAACACTCGATATTGTGTAATCCGCAATACATTTGGCCGATCACAATTTGCTACAAGTGAAAATTTTCACAAGATTTTGAAAGCTCTGAACTCATTAGCACCTGATTTAATGGTTAGACCAGGCTCAACTGTGCCTGCAAAAATAAGGGAAAGCACAAGGTTTTATCCTTATTTTAAG GATTGCATTGGAGCTATTGATGGTACACATATTCCCGCATCAGTAAAAGGACGAGATGTAAGCAGTTATCGTGATCGTCATGGAAATATATCACAAAATGTATTAGCTGCTTGTAACTTTGATTTGGAATTCATGTACGTTCTTAGCGGGTGGGAGGGTTCAGCACATGATTCCAAGGTGTTAAGTGATGCTTTGGCAAGGAAGAATGGACTTAAAGTGCCCCAAGGTAAGTATTATCTGGTGGATTGTGGATTTCCTAATCGACGCAAATTTTTAGCCCCATATCGAGGTGTACGATATCATCTACAAGATTTTGCAGGTCACGGTAATGACcctgaaaatgaaaaggaattatTTAATCTTCGGCATGCATCCTTAAGGAATGTGATTGAGAGGATATTTGGTATTTTTAAATCGCGGTTCACAATTTTTAAGTCAGCACCTCCATTTCTATTTAAAACACAAGCAGAGCTTGTGTTGGCATGTGCATCACTTCATAATTTTCTTCGCAAAGAATGTCGTTCTGATGAATTTCCAGTGGAACCTACTGACgagtcttcatcttcatcttcagtgTTACCAAATTACGAAGACAATGATCATGAACCCATTGTTCAAACACAAGAGCAGGAACGAGAAGATGCTAATATATGGAGGACTAATATAGGTTCAGATATGTGGAGAAATGCTAATAATTAG